The segment TCGGCCCGGTAGCCGCCGTCGGCGGTCATTACCGTACCCCCAGAGAACAGTGTCCTACCCAACTCTCTCCTCCTTATGCTACTTGTGGTTCTACTATCGCATCCTGCACACGGAGACTACGTAGCACCATTCGTGTCAAATATTCGGCCCGATGACGGAATATGTGCCACGCGCGACCGCCTCCCCACCGGCGGCCGCACGTTCCCCGGATACCCTGATCAACCCGCTACCACTGTAGCCCTACCGGGGCAGCGGCTTCCATAGCCTAGGCGCCGGCCTCCACGGTGCCCTCGACCTCGGGTGCCGGACCCGTGGGGTCAGACAGGTAGCGGGTGACCTGTACCTTGTTCTCGGTGAAGAACCTCACCCCGTCCTTTCCAGTGGCGTGCAGGTCACCGTAAAAGGAGTTCTTCACCCCGTTGAACGGAAAGAACGCCATCGGTGCCGCTACCCCGATGTTTACCCCGAGCATCCCGGCCTCTACCTCTTCTCTCCAGTGCCTTACAGCCGCCCCGTTCTCGGTGTAGATGGAGCAGGCGTTGCCAAAGTCCGAGCCGTTTGTGAACTCTATGGCCTCTTCTAAGCTGCCTACCCGCACCACCGAAAGTACGGGGCCGAAGATCTCCTCTCTCGAGACCCGCATCTCATCTGTCA is part of the Rubrobacter aplysinae genome and harbors:
- a CDS encoding aldehyde dehydrogenase family protein; amino-acid sequence: TDEMRVSREEIFGPVLSVVRVGSLEEAIEFTNGSDFGNACSIYTENGAAVRHWREEVEAGMLGVNIGVAAPMAFFPFNGVKNSFYGDLHATGKDGVRFFTENKVQVTRYLSDPTGPAPEVEGTVEAGA